Genomic segment of Chloroflexota bacterium:
TGGTGACATACAAAGAAGGGGTGGGGGGCCTCATAGACGTAGTGGAGACCATGGGAGGAGAGTACCAAGGCCATTATGAGACGCTGCTTCAGGCTTTAATGCCCCTTAACGCTCTAGAGTCTCTAGCCCTACGACCAGATGTACAGGTCATTCGCGAGCCCCAGCGGGCGATGACACTCGAGTCAACGCTGGCCGGGAGCGTTAACAGTGAGGGTCTGGGCCCGTCGAACGCCTCGCCCTGGCATGCGGCCAGCTACACTGGCACGGGAGTGAAAGTAGGGATCATTGACGTCGGCTTCCTAGGATACACGGGGCTGTTGGGGACCGACCTGCCCTCCTCAGTAACCGCGAGGGACTACACCGGCACCGGTGTAGGGACCGGCACTAAGCATGGAACGGCTTGCGCGGAGGTCATCCATGACATGGCCCCCAGTGCAATAATGTACCTGTCCAAAATAAGCACTAAAGTCGAGCTCGCCAGTGCAGTCAACGATCTCATCAATGACGGCGTGGACATTATCTCCATGTCTCTGGGCTGGCCCCTTGATGGGCCCGGTGACGGGACTGGGTATCTGGCAAACATTGTGAGCAACGCCCGGGCGAATGGCATCTTCTTTACTACGGCTGCCGGAAACGAAGCACTGGTGCACTGGGTCGGGTATTTCAGAGACGATGGCTCTGGCAATAACGTGTGGGGGGCTACCCAGAATATCAACTGGTTTGGGCCTGGGGACGGCTCTGCCTATGTCATACCCAAAGACTATATAATTACAGTTGCCCTCCACTGGGACGATTGGACTAACGTCAATCAAGATTACGACATGGAGCTGTACAGGTGGGATGGCTCTCGTTGGGTATATGTAACAGGGTCGTACAACTGGCAGAATGGCGGTGCGGGCCAGACTCCTGAGGAGTACATCCAGCTTTCTGCTTCAAGCAGTGCAGCCTACGGCGTGGTGGTCCGCAAATGGAGTGCCACCCGTGATGTGTACCTTTCTCTAGATGCACCAAAGATGACCCATTTGGACGAATGGTGGGAGGAGCGCAGCCTCACCTTCCCAGCTGATTCGCCGGATGCTATGACAGTGGGTGCTGTTGATGTAGGCACTCCTTACGCCTTGGAACCCTATAGTTCCCGGGGACCCACCTTCGGGCCCGGCGGCGTCCTAGGCGACCTTTACACCAAGCCGGATATCGTAGGCTACGCCAACGTCTCGACGGTGAGCTATGGGACAAGGGGATTTAACGGCACCTCAGCAGCCACACCGCACGTGGCAGGAGCGGCAGCTCTTGTTAAGGATGCGTATCCCGGCTATAGCGTGAGCCAGTTACAGGGCTTTCTCGAGGGCAGGGCCGTCGACCAAGGTGCCTCAGGCAAGGACAACTCGTATGGCTCAGGCAGGCTGAACTTGGGCAGCCCGCCGTCCAGCCAGCCTGACCTGATAGTGCCGCAGATCGATTGGACACCCGAGTCGCCAAAGGTGGGTGACAACATGCACTTCACGATCCACGTAGAGAACCAGGGCAACTCTAACACCAGCCCTTGGGGCCAAGTAGGCGTACGATGCTTCATTGACAGCACCTCAATTGGGGACCAGTACACCAGCAACATCGCTCCGGGGACGACTGAGTTCTTCGACTTCTATTGGACAGCGACCTCGGGCGACTACACTGTGCGCGCGGTAGCTGACTACGGCGATTTCATCCCCGAGAGCAATGAGGGTAACAACGAAAGACAGGAGTCCTTTGTCGTCTCCACACCGAGTCAGCCTGACCTAATAGTGCAGAGCATCTCCATCAGCCCTGCCAACCCCAGCGTCAATCAACCCATCCTTATGACCGTGGTGATCAACAACCAAGGGAAAAGCCAGGATCCATTGAGCGTCGGCAACTCTACCGATTTGTATCTGGACTACCAGCCCAGGCTAGGACAGGATGACTGGAGCTATAGCATCTATGGCTGGGACAGAACAGATCCTCTAGCATCAGGCGAGACTCTCGAGCTCCAATACACCCATCCGGGCTTCAGTGCTGCAGGCTCTCACTATTTGTACGCTGAGATCGACGAGCCTGACCTTTACCGGGAAACGGATGAAAGCAACAACATCTGTGGGCCGATTTACTTCAGCGTCAGTTGTCCCACACCTGGCTCCCCCAGCAACCCTTCGCCGGCAGACAACGCGACTGGGGTCTCGGTTAATGCGGATCTAGACTGGTCAGATGCCAGTGGTGCGACGTCATACGATGTATACTTCGGCACCCCTTCGCCCCCGCCCTACCATGGTAACACTGCCTCTAGTTCCTTCAGCCTGCCCACACTAAGTTACTCGACCCATTACTACTGGCAGATCGTGGCGAAGAACAGCTGTGGAGAGACCCCTGGACCGATCTGGGACTTCACGACCGGCAGTTGTCCGACGCCCCCAGCGCCGACACTGTCGTCCCCCGCCAACGGAAGCACGACCAGCAACAGCACGCCGACGTTTGTTTGGAACAGTGTCAGTGGGGCAACCTCGTACCAGATTCAAGTAGATGACGCTCCAAGTTTCACTTCGCCGGCGATCGACACAACCACCTCGAACACGAACTATACGCCTGCTTCTGCTCTTGCCGATGGTATCTATTACTGGCGGGTGAGGGGGCACAACAGTTGTGGAAACGGAGCCTGGTCTGAGATATGGAGCTTCACCATCTCGACAGTGTGTACTGTGCCACCTGCGCCGGCACTGTCGTCCCCTGAGAATGGCAGCACGACCAGCAACAGCACGCCAACGTTCACTTGGAACGCCGTCAGCAGCGCGACCGCGTACCAGATTCAGCTGGACAATATGCCGTATTTCACTCTTCCAATCCGGGACAGGACGGTTGTCGGCACCAGTTGGACCTGTGACATCGCCCTTCCCCAGGATACGTACCTGTGGCGTGTGCGAGCGCAGAACGGCTGCGGTTCCGGATCATGGTCAGAAGTGTGGACTTTCACGGTAAGTGCTCCACCGAACCGGGCACGGTCCGACCTCGACGCTGATGGGAAGAGAGATCTCGTGCTCTGGCGGCCCAGCAACGGCACCTGGTACGCCCTCAAGTCTTCTGCCGGGTATGCCTACGGTAGCAGTTTCACCCGCACCTGGGGCAAGAGCGGGGATGTGCCGGTGGGCGGCGACCTCGACGGCGATGGGAAGATGGACCTGGTGCTCTGGCGGCCCAGCAACGGTACTTGGTACGCCCTTAAGTCCTCCGCCGGGTACGCTTACACTAGCAGCTTCACCCGCACCTGGGGTAAGAATGGGGATATCCCGGTGGGCGGCGACCTGGACGGCGATGGGAAGATGGACCTGGTGCTCTGGCGGCCCAGCAACGGTACTTGGTACGCCCTCAAGTCTTCTGCCGGGTATGCCTACGGTAGCAGCTTCACTCGCGGCTGGGGGAAGAGCGGGGATGTACCACTGTAGGTGAGGAGCCTGGGAGAAGACTCTCATGTGATGCTGCCAACGGTCCAGCCATAAAGACAAGCTTGCACTGCTGATATCGGAGCGTGAAGGTAGCTCGCGCATTACGAGTGCGCGGTCGGGGGTGCATGATGACGAAGCCATTTGTCTTGATGGTAATGCTCCTGGTGTTGGTAGGCGCTCGCGCAGCCACAGACATGGCACGAGCAGGTAGATCAGCCTGCGCGCCTCTCTCACTTGACATGACTCCGAGGCAATTCGAGGACGCTGATGCGCCGAACCAGCCAGTTCACGGCCTGCTCTCCTTCCTTGATCTGCTCACTGAGGCGCAGGAAGTCCGCCTCAGTGAGGCAGCTAAGACCGTGCTGGAGAGGCATACCCGCTCACATGCATGGATGGCCAGAATGGCTGTGGAAGATGAGTGGGCCTACTCTTTAGCCCAGGTTGTAAGCTCTCGATCGGGGCCGAATGCCATTCCACTTTCCCATGATTTGACTGCCCTCAGTTGTACCAATCTAGCGAATTGGCAGTGTGTTGAAACTCGTCCGGGTCTTTCCCTATGCAGAGCTAACAATATCTGCGTAGTTAAAGTGGATCTCAACAACAATAGTCTCCGCCCTCGTGTAGCGATCGCGGCCAGCGGTGGTACACAGTGGCTGAGTTCCATCGCCTCCAGTGCGGGAGCACTGGCCGCTATCAATGGCGACTATTTCAGCGGCTGCCCAGATACAGTTCCACCACTTAACTGTGGAGAGGGGTTGACATTTGTCGACGGTATAGATTACACTGACTATACTGGTAATGAGTGGCAGAATCGACGGTCATTAGGGTTCAATGACAACTATGATCCTAACATCGGTTGGCCTAGTGAGCAGGGGGGGAATCGTCGTCAACTGCTTGGGGGTGGGCCACAAGTCACATTCGGTGGCGAGTACCGATGGCGTTGCTGGTATCAAAGCTACAACACCGAAGGTAACTGTACCTGCCAAAACAACACTGTAGTCATCAACGACGAACTTTTTAGTTGCTCAGCTAACAACTGGTGGAACCGGCCACAGAGTTTCATTGGCTTCAGTGATGATCGCAATACGCTCTACCTAGCTAAGAGCGAACCGGGATATAACAAAACTCCTCATGAAATGCACGATGTCTTGTGGGTACTGGGAGCTCGGTATTCGCTAAAACTGGATGGCGGTGATTCATCAGGGCTATATTTTAACGACGGTGGTTATCAGTTTGCATGGAATAGTAACCGCGCAGTTGCAAATGCTTGGGTAATTGTACCTAGCGCTGCTCCACCGCCGCCCCCGGATTGTCCTCAATCTGGCGGTGTCATCCTCTACAAGCACAACAACTATAATTGTGGTGGTGAAGGAGAGGGAAGTGGCTACGTGATGCGTTCCAGCACCGGTTGGCAGAACGTTCCCGGCTCTTTCAACGACCAAGCTTCCTCCGTCAGGGTTCCATCCGGTTGGTCGGTCAAACTGTACGAACACTCCGATCGCGGCGGCGGCTCCGTTTGCCGCGGCGGCGACGATAGCGACTTTGCTGGTGACACTTTCGAAAACGGGGTTGGTCTGAACGACAATGTTTCCTCTTTTGAAGTATTCGACAATAGCAACTGCGGTTCTGCTCCACCCTGCAACCCGAATCCTGACCAAGTGGCTCTGTACGCAGACCCAAACTATGGTGGTACGTGCAAGATCCTGGGCATTGGTGAATACCCTAATCCAGGTGCGATGGGGTTCGCCAACGACAGCGTTTCCTCTATCAGGGTAGGGAGCAATGTCAAGGCTGTCCTCTGCAGAGATGACAATTATGCCGGCGGCTGTGAAGAGTTCGCTGCCGATGACCCAGATCTCAGCAACAATTCGATTGGCGACAACCAGGTTTCCTCTGCAAAAGTCCAGCCCCGCACTCAACCGCGACCTGACCTGCGTCCCTATGCCCCGCCGGGCTATCCATACCCAGTTGTCCCCTCGTCTGTTCCCGGCACACATGAGGTGAACAGCCTCTATGCCAATCAGCCCACCTACTTTGACTGGCATTTTATCAACAGCGGCGACGCGACCGCCTCTGGCGACTTCCATGTAGAACTCTGGGTGGACACCACGAGATACGTGCGGTATCCCTATTCTAACTACTGCGCCGGCTGTTCAGGAGGATTCGATGATTGGAGCGAGACGATCAACACATCCGGCTGGCATACCGTCCGTCTGATCGCGGATCCTGACAATACGGTCTCTGAGTCAGATGAGAGCAATAATGTCTGGGAACGACAGTTCTACTGGGAGGGCCCAAGCCAGCCAGATCTGATTGTGCAAAGCATCTCCATCAGTCCTGCCAACCCCAGTGTCAACCAACCGATCGTGATGACCGTGGTGATCAAGAACCAGGGCACAGGCACTGCTACTTTGCCCGAAGGGTTGAAGCAGGAGCAGAGACTCCGTCCCGAGGGAGGGCCGGACCAGAGCGACACTACAACGAGTGCGAACTTCTGGACCGATCTGTACCTGGACCGCCAGCCGACGGGCGTTGGAGACTACAATAGCATCTACTACTGGACCACAGGGTCCCTAGCGCCAAACGAAACTGCAGTACTGCAATATACCCATCCTGGCTTCAGCACCCCCGACTCTCACTTCTTATACGCCCAGGTTGATTCGGGCGGGTCAATTGCTGAGAGCAACGAGGGCAACAATATCTATGGGCCGACATACTTCACTGTTAGCTCTCAAGGCCAGGCTCGCGAGTGGGCAGATCTCGATGCCGATGGGAAGAGAGACCTGGTGCTGTGGCGGCCCAGCAACGGCACCTGGTATGCCCTCAAGTCTTCTGCCGGGTACGCCTACGGTAGCAGTTTCACCCGCAGCTGGGGTAAGAGTGGCGATGTACCGATAAGCGGAGACCTGGATGGCGACGGGAAGATGGACCTGGTGCTCTGGCGGCCCAGCAACGGTACTTGGTACGCCCTCAAGTCCTCCGCCGGGTATGCCTATACCAGCAGCTTCACCCGCGGCTGGGGTAAGAACGGCGATGTGCCAGTAAGCGGAGACCTGGACGGCGACGGTAAGATGGACCTGGTGCTGTGGCGGCCCAGCAACGGCACCTGGTACGCCCTCAAGTCCTCCGCCGGGTACGCCTATACTAGCAGCTTCACTCGCACCTGGGGCAAGAACGGCGACGTGCCGGTGGGCGGGGACCTGGATGGGGACGGGAAGATGGACCTGGTGCTCTGGCGGCCCAGTAACGGCACGTGGTACGCCCTCAAGTCCTCTGCCGGGTATGCCTACGGTAGCAGTTTCACCCGCGGCTGGGGGAAGAGTGGGGATATCCCGCTGTAGTAGGAGATACGGGTGGGGTGCAGTAATGCGGGCAGTAGTTGCATTGCTGGTTGGGCAGCAGAATCCGGTTAGCGTCAAGGCCAGTTTGGCCGAAGTGGTGGTCTACGCCCCTGCGTCACCACTAACGAGACAACAGGCGGGACGGCGATGATTCAAGCGCGAGGCAACGTCCAACGCCAGGAAGGAGTCTACCGATGAGATGGAGAGCGTTCACGGTGCTAAGTGTCATTGTGGGCCTGGTGCTCGTCCTCACTTCAAGTGCTACCGCCCGGGCGCCGCAACCACCCGACACCCCTCCGGCGGCTATCAATCAGTCAGGCGAGCTGGTCTCACTCTCTGGCTGGTTTACGGTGATCTGGGGTGACCCAGAGCCCGAATCGAACACGACCGTTGATACAATCTATATGCTCTTCGATGACAGGGGTCAGGCAACGCGGCTTCTGCTGACCGAGGAACTGATCCAACCCCTTGGCGGGGTTCTGGCCTTGAACGGCCGCCGCCTGACCGTAGTAGGCATATGGGCAGACGCGACCGCTGAAGTCGCGCAGATCCCAGCCTTGCTGGTTCAATCCATCCAGGTCGACTTCGAGGCGGTATCTGCTCTCATAAGTGCTCCCGTGAGTGGCTCCCAGCCATGGGTGACAATCCTGTGCAAATTCGCGGATGTGGCCGCCGAGCCTCAGCCCCTGTCGTACTTTCAGGGGCTAATGGGTAGCGCATATCCTGGCATGGATCACTACTGGCGCGAACTGTCTTACAATGTCATCAAGCTGGTGGGCAGTGTGGAACGGGGGTGGTACACCCTGCCTCAGCCGAAGTCCTACTACGTATACGGCTCACCAGCAGAGCTCGATCTCGCCCGGGCTACAGAGGATTGCACGGCATGCGCTGACGCTGACGTCTACTTTCCCAGCTACGTGGGCATCAACCTCGTGTTCAATGATGCTCTGGGGTATTATGTTGGTTGGGGGTGTGCCAGCTACTATCTGGTTCGCGACGGGGAGGGCAAATATTATAGAATGACG
This window contains:
- a CDS encoding VCBS repeat-containing protein, translating into MTKPFVLMVMLLVLVGARAATDMARAGRSACAPLSLDMTPRQFEDADAPNQPVHGLLSFLDLLTEAQEVRLSEAAKTVLERHTRSHAWMARMAVEDEWAYSLAQVVSSRSGPNAIPLSHDLTALSCTNLANWQCVETRPGLSLCRANNICVVKVDLNNNSLRPRVAIAASGGTQWLSSIASSAGALAAINGDYFSGCPDTVPPLNCGEGLTFVDGIDYTDYTGNEWQNRRSLGFNDNYDPNIGWPSEQGGNRRQLLGGGPQVTFGGEYRWRCWYQSYNTEGNCTCQNNTVVINDELFSCSANNWWNRPQSFIGFSDDRNTLYLAKSEPGYNKTPHEMHDVLWVLGARYSLKLDGGDSSGLYFNDGGYQFAWNSNRAVANAWVIVPSAAPPPPPDCPQSGGVILYKHNNYNCGGEGEGSGYVMRSSTGWQNVPGSFNDQASSVRVPSGWSVKLYEHSDRGGGSVCRGGDDSDFAGDTFENGVGLNDNVSSFEVFDNSNCGSAPPCNPNPDQVALYADPNYGGTCKILGIGEYPNPGAMGFANDSVSSIRVGSNVKAVLCRDDNYAGGCEEFAADDPDLSNNSIGDNQVSSAKVQPRTQPRPDLRPYAPPGYPYPVVPSSVPGTHEVNSLYANQPTYFDWHFINSGDATASGDFHVELWVDTTRYVRYPYSNYCAGCSGGFDDWSETINTSGWHTVRLIADPDNTVSESDESNNVWERQFYWEGPSQPDLIVQSISISPANPSVNQPIVMTVVIKNQGTGTATLPEGLKQEQRLRPEGGPDQSDTTTSANFWTDLYLDRQPTGVGDYNSIYYWTTGSLAPNETAVLQYTHPGFSTPDSHFLYAQVDSGGSIAESNEGNNIYGPTYFTVSSQGQAREWADLDADGKRDLVLWRPSNGTWYALKSSAGYAYGSSFTRSWGKSGDVPISGDLDGDGKMDLVLWRPSNGTWYALKSSAGYAYTSSFTRGWGKNGDVPVSGDLDGDGKMDLVLWRPSNGTWYALKSSAGYAYTSSFTRTWGKNGDVPVGGDLDGDGKMDLVLWRPSNGTWYALKSSAGYAYGSSFTRGWGKSGDIPL
- a CDS encoding S8 family serine peptidase; translation: MSKKMQLGVFWGKARLVFLVSLVFTIGMLLCPSMAGADTLSLKPVSKEPTQWSTTDVGMTVAPQEIERPDKGNPKLGSSLNQLLEAHRRGGLIEARAFAMRHGMVFHDEQVQVEVVTYKEGVGGLIDVVETMGGEYQGHYETLLQALMPLNALESLALRPDVQVIREPQRAMTLESTLAGSVNSEGLGPSNASPWHAASYTGTGVKVGIIDVGFLGYTGLLGTDLPSSVTARDYTGTGVGTGTKHGTACAEVIHDMAPSAIMYLSKISTKVELASAVNDLINDGVDIISMSLGWPLDGPGDGTGYLANIVSNARANGIFFTTAAGNEALVHWVGYFRDDGSGNNVWGATQNINWFGPGDGSAYVIPKDYIITVALHWDDWTNVNQDYDMELYRWDGSRWVYVTGSYNWQNGGAGQTPEEYIQLSASSSAAYGVVVRKWSATRDVYLSLDAPKMTHLDEWWEERSLTFPADSPDAMTVGAVDVGTPYALEPYSSRGPTFGPGGVLGDLYTKPDIVGYANVSTVSYGTRGFNGTSAATPHVAGAAALVKDAYPGYSVSQLQGFLEGRAVDQGASGKDNSYGSGRLNLGSPPSSQPDLIVPQIDWTPESPKVGDNMHFTIHVENQGNSNTSPWGQVGVRCFIDSTSIGDQYTSNIAPGTTEFFDFYWTATSGDYTVRAVADYGDFIPESNEGNNERQESFVVSTPSQPDLIVQSISISPANPSVNQPILMTVVINNQGKSQDPLSVGNSTDLYLDYQPRLGQDDWSYSIYGWDRTDPLASGETLELQYTHPGFSAAGSHYLYAEIDEPDLYRETDESNNICGPIYFSVSCPTPGSPSNPSPADNATGVSVNADLDWSDASGATSYDVYFGTPSPPPYHGNTASSSFSLPTLSYSTHYYWQIVAKNSCGETPGPIWDFTTGSCPTPPAPTLSSPANGSTTSNSTPTFVWNSVSGATSYQIQVDDAPSFTSPAIDTTTSNTNYTPASALADGIYYWRVRGHNSCGNGAWSEIWSFTISTVCTVPPAPALSSPENGSTTSNSTPTFTWNAVSSATAYQIQLDNMPYFTLPIRDRTVVGTSWTCDIALPQDTYLWRVRAQNGCGSGSWSEVWTFTVSAPPNRARSDLDADGKRDLVLWRPSNGTWYALKSSAGYAYGSSFTRTWGKSGDVPVGGDLDGDGKMDLVLWRPSNGTWYALKSSAGYAYTSSFTRTWGKNGDIPVGGDLDGDGKMDLVLWRPSNGTWYALKSSAGYAYGSSFTRGWGKSGDVPL